CCGAATGAGATCCCCTCAAATCTACCGTTATCGCCTGTCCGGATAAGCCGATTTATGGTTTTTAGATCCGGTGAATCGAATACTCAACAAGACGAGTATCCCTCGCCTAAAAATGAGATTAACCTCAACTATAAGGAGAATAGCTTTCGTGTCGAACTTGCCGTAATGGATGTTGCGTTGGATGGATTGGTTGAATTCAGTTATCAACTGCAAGGACTCAACAATGATTGGATCTTCCTTGGAAACGAGACGAATCTAGATTTTCGGAATATTCCGTATGGGGATCACGAATTGTTGATCCGGACACGGATGAAGAATGGGCAATGGTCCAATACATATCAACGACTGCTTATTAAGATTGCACCGCCGATATATTTAAGTTTAGGCGCTAAAATAGTTTATTTGATTCTGATACTGCTTATTGTTTTTACACTCATATTCTTTTACTTCAAAAGAATGAAAGCGGAAAGCGAATTGAAACTTAAAGAGAGGCAACATCAACAGGATGAGCAGCTACACTCCGAGCGGATGAATTTTTATACGCGAATTACCCATGAACTCCGCACTCCATTGACGCTTATTTTAGGGCCGCTGGATGATTTGTCAAACGAAGGGGAGCTGTCCGCAAAAAATAAAAGTTTGGTTCAGACTGTACAGAAAAGTGCGAATAGACTTTTTACGTTGGTGAATCAGCTTTTGGAGTTTCGCAAAGTGGAATCACAATTTAAACCTTTGGTACTCGAATCCGGATCTTTACGTGACTTGCTTAATGACATCATTCATAAATATAGAACACTAAACAATAAGCCGCAGCTTCAAATATTATCGGATTTTCCAGAAGTTGAAACTCGTACGCTGTTTGATGCCGAAATTATGCAATTGATTGTCGATAATCTTTTATCAAATGCCTATAAATATACAGATTCAGGTTATATCAGATTGAGTCTGACATATGAGGAAACCAATCTTGCCAACTGGGCCGTATTAATGGTAGAAGATACTGGTTGTGGTATTCCTGCTAAGGATATTGAACGGATTTTTGAAAAATTTTATCAAATCTCCAAGGTTGGAGTTCAAGGTACAGGAATAGGTTTAGCATTAGTTAAAGAATTAACAGCAATCCACCAAGGAAAAATAAGCGTAGTCAGTAAAGAAGGTGGAGGTACAACAGTTTCAGTTCGATTTTTCTTAAATCGCGTGGTCGCTAAAAAATCTGAAGAGCCGGCGTTAAATGTGGAAGAAAGTCGTCCATCACTTGATCCTATTCGTCCACTTATACTCTTGGTTGAGGATAATGTGGATTTGAGCGAGTACCTGGTGAAGGTGTTAAGCAATCATTATGATGTACAGACGGCCGAGAATGGAGCAATAGGATTTGAGCGTGCTCAAGCTGTCGTTCCTGATTTAGTGTTAAGCGATGTCATGATGCCCGATATGGACGGATTTCTTTTGGCTGAAAAGCTGAAAAAAGAGCGGGCAACAAGTCATATCCCAATCATTTTATTAACTGCAAGAGATACCGATGTGGATAGACAGCGGGGGTATGAGCTTGGGATTGATTCTTATCTGACTAAGCCCATAGGGAGTATGCTATTGTTGAAACGTATTGAAAACCTTCTGCAGAAGCAAAAAACAATGAATGCCGTTGTATTGCAAAAGTTAAAATCGGATAATCCGTCGGAACTAAAAGGGGAGATGATTGAAAAAGATGATTTATGGCGTGAGAATACATTCGTTCAGGATTTTATCAAGATTGTAGAAGAGCATATGCAGGATGAAGTTTTGGACGCCGCTACGCTAGCAGAACGGATGAATATGAGCCAGTCCACACTGTATCGGAAACTTAAAGGGATTACAGGGAAAAATATCAATCAACTGGTACGTAAGATCCGGATACATAAGGCAGCCGAACTGCTTCGTTCCGGAAATCACAATGTGACTGAAGTTTCCTTCTTGGTCGGTATCAATAGCGCTATTTATTTTCGTCAATGTTTTAAAGAAGAATTTGGCAAACTTCCGTCCGAATACCAAAAATCAGATGGGAAGGGGAAATAACTTCCATTGGCCAAAGAATACGCTCTAAGAGTCTTTAATCAGTGATTTTGACCGAATATTGTATGTTTTTTGACGGATTTATATATGTTTTGGTGCGGTAAAACTCGCTAAGTTTGGCTTATAATTCAATTATAAATCTAGGGAGGGAGGGCAGCGATGCCGCTGATATAACCACAATAAACCATGGTGTGACATCTATATGTCTTTTCTAACCTGATTATATTTTTTACTGTTTAATTAGCATAATTACTTTATGAACAACCTAAAAATTGTTTCTCTTTATACCCTGTTGAGCGTTGCTCCAACATTGGTATACGCACAACAAGGGAAAATTACGGGGCAGGTTTTGAACAAATCAAACGAACCGATTCTTGGCGCAAGTGTTATCGTTGAAGGGGCGGGTAAAGGGACGAAGACAGACATGTCAGGTAAGTTTGAACTCAATGCCAATAAAGGTATTCTCGTCGTATCATTTGTCGGATATAAAACTTTAAAAATTCCATTGGATGGAAAGTCAAATTTAACTATTCAGTTAGAACGTGATGAACATGTATTGGAAGATGTCGTCGTTGTAGGTTACGGTACGCAACGAAAGGCGACATTAACGGGATCCATTTCAGAAGTAAAGGGAAAAGATCTTGTAAAAAGTCCGCAGCCAAACCTGTCCAACTCTTTAGCTGGAAGATTTTCGGGAGTGGTGATCAACAATCGTAGTGGAGAGCCTGGATATGATGGTTCATCAATCACGGTGCGGGGCCAAGCGACAACAGGTAGTAATGACGTGTTGGTTGTTGTCGACGGAGTGCCGGGGCAGATAGGGGGGCTGGAACGCCTAGACCCAAACGATATCGAAAGTATCTCGGTGTTGAAAGATGCTTCCGCTGCAATTTACGGAAATAGGGCCGCTAACGGAGTAATTTTAGTAACCACCAAACGCGGAAAGAGTGGTAAGCCATCCATCACCTATAGCGGGAATCTTGGATTTAGTTCGCCAACGAGATTGCCCAAAATGGCGGATGCGGCAACTTATGCGCTGTTGCGGAACGAAATCGCTTATGGTAACAGTTCCTCAGGTGGAATGAACCAAATCTATTCAGAAGAACAGATTCAAAAGTTTAGGGATGGATCCGATCCTTTATTGTATCCCAATACCAACTGGGCTGATGTCACCCTGAAAAATACCGCCTTACAAAGTCAACAAAATCTATCTATTGCAGGAGGAACGGAGGATGTCCGCTATTTTATGTCCTTAGGTTCGGTCTATCAAGACGGGATCTACAAAAAAGGTGTTACGAAATATAAGCAATATAATTTTAGAACAAATCTGGAGGCCAATATCACCGATCGATTTAAAGTTGGCCTATCGCTTTCGGGCAGACAAGAAGACCGCAAATTCCCGATAGCGTCGGCTGGAGATATTTTCCGTTCGATCTACCGTGCTTACCCCACAGTAAGTGCATATTATCCGAATGGCTTACCTACAAAGGGAATCGAAGGCTCCAATCCAGCTTTAATGGTGACCGATATAGGTGGCACTGTTGTCAATCCCAAGCAGGTGTTTAACGGTATCCTCAAAGCGAGTTATCAACTTCCTTGGGTAGAAGGATTATCTGTAGATGGTTTTCTTTCAATAGATAAATCCACTAATTTTAGTAAGAATTTTAGTGTTCCATATGTTTTAAATGAATATAAGCAAGCAAAAGATAGCTATGAGGAGTCGATTGTTGGCGGAAACAATAATAAAGCTACACTGACTGAGTCGCATACGAACGAGTCGTTGATTACAAGTAATATTAAGTTAAATTTCGAACGAAAATTTGGCGATCACGCCATCAATGCCTTTGTGGGATATGAGCAGAGTAAGCGACATTTGGAGTATTTCGATGCACAGCGCTTCAATTATCTGTCTACGCAATTGCCCGAATTATCTCAAGGTGGATCCGCTGCTACAGATTATCTCAACTCCGGATATAGCAACAATTACACCCGTAAAAGTGTCATTAGCCGTATAGCGTATAATTATAGCGAAAAGTATTTGTTTGAAGGACAGCTCAGGGCTGATGGCTCGTCAATTTTTCCTTCAAACAAACGTTGGGGGTACTTTCCTTCCGTATCCGCTGGATGGCGAATCAGCAAAGAAGATTGGTTTTCCGACAAGATTGGATTTTTAGATGATTTAAAACTGAGAGCTTCTTACGGCAGCCTTGGAAACGATAATGTGGATGCATTCCAATATTTTGATAATTATACACTTGTGGGAAATGGATTAGTCGCACTTTTAAATGAAAAAAGCCAGATCGAGCCGAATGTTAAATTAGCGAAATTAGCCAATCCTGATATCACTTGGGAAGTATCGAAGAAGCTTGACGTTGGGCTAAATGCACAATTTCTTAAGAATTTTACACTGGAGGCCATTTATTTCAAACAAAAAAGATCAGATATTCTGACCGAACGAAATGCATCGATTCCGGGAGTTTCAGGTATTGTCAATCCCTATAAAGAGAGCAGTTCCAAACCGTTAGTCCCTTCGGAGAATATTGGCAAGGTGAATAGCGAAGGATTTGAAGGAACTTTGTCTTA
The genomic region above belongs to Sphingobacterium zeae and contains:
- a CDS encoding hybrid sensor histidine kinase/response regulator transcription factor; this encodes MKNLLVVVIFLWHLSQVFAQPIRAHFFSIQDGLTNQQVLDLVHDDEGFMWIATELGLNRFAGKAFKSYYASDKPDGLSVNSNEINTLLYDNKKVFIGTRANGLNVIDLKTNKFSYYTHDSNNPKSIATNDITDMIKGADGNLWLATYHQGLQHFDITKKEFRCFNKKSLPILPENSIWSLAEDRKRILYIGHVNEGVTIFNTISQSSKRLTVQNTKGQLPDNEVKALFCDRFDNIWIGSRRGLAVYCPSTGETKHIPLAGASKNGNEPFVYTIEEIGNTIWIGAESSQLFLFQPAYGFDQHVSGIKELKTIDLGKGNNAMVQRIVADRFGNVWLGLYGGGVGVINHIRPFFNVFPKENMLPDRLATVSNIIVRNSQTIWLTTEGSGIIEMGKDGRLNKQITHKDGSPDDYILTAFSDHNEHVWAGLRKGGVAVRYAGSSTWREIDLGERVTEVRAIYEDHRGGIWIAGYQGIFIYDPIKHTVEKMLINNPMLGDYAPRTLVEDGQHNMWVGTYGQGLYIYNSNHQLIRKMDSEHGLRNNTINYLLRDRNNNIWVATNQGLALQESQKKVGDLNILPVPGGNAWLFVNGLAEDQNGHIWCSTKSGMLRFLPLENRFLQYDQSFGLPLGGFINGSVGKDLKNRLFFGMQDGICYFDPNEIPSNLPLSPVRISRFMVFRSGESNTQQDEYPSPKNEINLNYKENSFRVELAVMDVALDGLVEFSYQLQGLNNDWIFLGNETNLDFRNIPYGDHELLIRTRMKNGQWSNTYQRLLIKIAPPIYLSLGAKIVYLILILLIVFTLIFFYFKRMKAESELKLKERQHQQDEQLHSERMNFYTRITHELRTPLTLILGPLDDLSNEGELSAKNKSLVQTVQKSANRLFTLVNQLLEFRKVESQFKPLVLESGSLRDLLNDIIHKYRTLNNKPQLQILSDFPEVETRTLFDAEIMQLIVDNLLSNAYKYTDSGYIRLSLTYEETNLANWAVLMVEDTGCGIPAKDIERIFEKFYQISKVGVQGTGIGLALVKELTAIHQGKISVVSKEGGGTTVSVRFFLNRVVAKKSEEPALNVEESRPSLDPIRPLILLVEDNVDLSEYLVKVLSNHYDVQTAENGAIGFERAQAVVPDLVLSDVMMPDMDGFLLAEKLKKERATSHIPIILLTARDTDVDRQRGYELGIDSYLTKPIGSMLLLKRIENLLQKQKTMNAVVLQKLKSDNPSELKGEMIEKDDLWRENTFVQDFIKIVEEHMQDEVLDAATLAERMNMSQSTLYRKLKGITGKNINQLVRKIRIHKAAELLRSGNHNVTEVSFLVGINSAIYFRQCFKEEFGKLPSEYQKSDGKGK
- a CDS encoding SusC/RagA family TonB-linked outer membrane protein, with protein sequence MNNLKIVSLYTLLSVAPTLVYAQQGKITGQVLNKSNEPILGASVIVEGAGKGTKTDMSGKFELNANKGILVVSFVGYKTLKIPLDGKSNLTIQLERDEHVLEDVVVVGYGTQRKATLTGSISEVKGKDLVKSPQPNLSNSLAGRFSGVVINNRSGEPGYDGSSITVRGQATTGSNDVLVVVDGVPGQIGGLERLDPNDIESISVLKDASAAIYGNRAANGVILVTTKRGKSGKPSITYSGNLGFSSPTRLPKMADAATYALLRNEIAYGNSSSGGMNQIYSEEQIQKFRDGSDPLLYPNTNWADVTLKNTALQSQQNLSIAGGTEDVRYFMSLGSVYQDGIYKKGVTKYKQYNFRTNLEANITDRFKVGLSLSGRQEDRKFPIASAGDIFRSIYRAYPTVSAYYPNGLPTKGIEGSNPALMVTDIGGTVVNPKQVFNGILKASYQLPWVEGLSVDGFLSIDKSTNFSKNFSVPYVLNEYKQAKDSYEESIVGGNNNKATLTESHTNESLITSNIKLNFERKFGDHAINAFVGYEQSKRHLEYFDAQRFNYLSTQLPELSQGGSAATDYLNSGYSNNYTRKSVISRIAYNYSEKYLFEGQLRADGSSIFPSNKRWGYFPSVSAGWRISKEDWFSDKIGFLDDLKLRASYGSLGNDNVDAFQYFDNYTLVGNGLVALLNEKSQIEPNVKLAKLANPDITWEVSKKLDVGLNAQFLKNFTLEAIYFKQKRSDILTERNASIPGVSGIVNPYKESSSKPLVPSENIGKVNSEGFEGTLSYQKPGEFSWGMSGNFTFAKSKIIFIDEASGTLDYQRQTGRPLGTYLLYNAIGLNRTEADLKGSPQAPGAQIGDLIFEDYNQDGKITADDMLRTKYGNIPQITYGFSLNAAYKNFDAAVLFSGQARVSQHVLPESGTVGNFYSSWADNRFNAVNNPNGTYPMVPERASSAVSGGQYGNNFWLNNASFLRLKNVEIGYTLPHEVLSRWKLGGLRFYANGFNLLTWTKVKDYDPEGSSGSGQFYPQQRIINVGVNLKF